Proteins co-encoded in one Verrucomicrobiia bacterium genomic window:
- a CDS encoding ASKHA domain-containing protein codes for MKVHYPVELLPWGRKVEAEAGAALADVLFPLGVEFPCGGRGKCRGCRVKLLEGELRPTPEEERLLGSGRLAEGWRLSCRHAVTGPLRLEMAQWEASVLQDEAPFPFEPQEGLGIAVDVGTTTLAAQLIDMEKGHVLAVATGLNPQARHGADIMSRVEYALQPEGAKRLTRMIREKISDMLTDLIIEAHASPERLRRIALVGNTVMHHLFGGLQLAPLARHPFVPEREETLVFSPFELRWMLPDHVSIAFLPCLGGFVGSDILAGLLATGLHRQSGLGLLMDLGTNGEMVLGNKEGFLCASTAAGPAFEGARISCGMRADAGAISAVAVKNGGVECHTLGGGPPRGVCGSGLVDAVAAGLELNWIAPSGRLTCGSLLPLAAGLGLTQQDVRELQLAKGAIAAGIRLLLQQQGAELSELENVWLAGAFGNYISRASAYRIGLLPLPPEKVTPAGNTALRGAKLALFEWERVLEGYPELRRAGRHISLHECAGFEEVYGEAMLFPSAGVAG; via the coding sequence ATGAAGGTTCATTACCCAGTCGAGTTGCTTCCCTGGGGGCGCAAGGTGGAGGCGGAGGCGGGCGCGGCGCTGGCGGATGTGTTGTTTCCGCTGGGGGTGGAGTTTCCCTGTGGTGGGCGGGGCAAGTGCCGTGGCTGCCGGGTGAAGTTGTTGGAGGGGGAGCTGCGGCCGACGCCGGAGGAGGAGCGTTTGCTGGGATCGGGCAGGCTGGCCGAGGGCTGGCGGCTGAGCTGCCGGCATGCCGTGACCGGCCCCTTGCGGCTGGAGATGGCGCAATGGGAGGCTTCGGTGCTGCAGGATGAGGCGCCATTTCCTTTCGAGCCGCAGGAGGGTTTGGGGATAGCGGTGGATGTGGGCACCACCACGCTGGCGGCGCAACTCATTGACATGGAGAAGGGCCACGTGCTGGCTGTGGCGACGGGGCTGAATCCCCAGGCGCGGCATGGGGCGGACATCATGAGCCGGGTGGAATACGCGCTGCAGCCCGAGGGCGCCAAAAGGCTGACGCGGATGATCCGTGAGAAGATCAGCGACATGCTCACGGATTTAATTATCGAGGCCCATGCGTCTCCCGAGCGGCTGCGGCGGATTGCGCTGGTGGGGAACACGGTGATGCATCATCTTTTTGGCGGGTTGCAGCTTGCGCCGCTGGCCCGCCATCCTTTCGTGCCGGAAAGGGAGGAGACCTTGGTTTTCAGTCCCTTCGAGCTGAGGTGGATGCTGCCAGATCACGTGAGCATTGCGTTTTTACCGTGCCTGGGCGGGTTTGTGGGGAGTGATATTCTGGCGGGCCTGCTGGCCACGGGGCTGCACCGGCAAAGCGGACTGGGGTTGCTGATGGATTTGGGCACCAATGGGGAGATGGTGCTGGGCAACAAGGAGGGATTTCTCTGCGCTTCCACCGCCGCGGGGCCGGCCTTTGAAGGGGCACGCATTTCGTGCGGGATGCGGGCCGACGCGGGCGCGATTTCTGCGGTGGCAGTGAAAAATGGCGGGGTAGAATGTCACACGTTGGGGGGAGGGCCGCCGCGGGGGGTGTGTGGCAGCGGGCTGGTGGACGCAGTGGCAGCGGGGTTGGAATTAAACTGGATTGCGCCGTCAGGACGGTTGACGTGTGGGAGCCTTCTGCCCTTGGCCGCGGGGCTTGGCCTGACGCAACAGGACGTGCGGGAATTGCAACTGGCGAAAGGGGCGATAGCGGCGGGGATTCGGCTGTTGCTGCAGCAACAGGGCGCCGAGCTGAGCGAGTTGGAGAACGTGTGGCTGGCGGGGGCGTTTGGCAATTACATCAGCCGGGCGAGTGCCTATCGCATCGGGTTGCTGCCGCTGCCGCCGGAGAAGGTGACGCCGGCGGGCAATACGGCGCTGCGCGGGGCGAAACTGGCGTTGTTTGAGTGGGAGCGCGTGCTGGAGGGGTATCCTGAGTTGCGGCGGGCAGGCCGGCATATCTCCCTGCATGAGTGTGCGGGCTTCGAGGAGGTGTATGGGGAGGCCATGCTATTTCCGTCGGCAGGCGTGGCCGGCTGA
- a CDS encoding ATP-binding cassette domain-containing protein codes for MRGREDMDHGGCIWIQGAREHNLKNISLAIPRGQLVVITGVSGSGKSTLAFDLLFAEGQRRFLDSMNTYARQFVEQLSRPEVDLIAGLPPTVSIEQRNSRGGGKSTVATVTEIQHFLRLLFARLGVIFCPDCQAPVRRQSAEEVCQRVWREVARQGELLVLAPLVRHRKGFHSDIGQWAHRRGYSQLRVDGKLMEVTPELRLDRYREHTIEAAIGRLARPRGRTAGTAAEEAGKKLLLEALEVGRGTLMTLDARRRLVVYSTERCCAHCGRSFEALDPKHFSYNSAVGWCPECRGFGEIFEMPEVDRGARAEAIEESWYEWMEGRRELCPACHGARLNPVARAVRLPTDPEATDRELARAPTIETFGRMTIAEAQEYFEKLEFEGDAARIARDILPEIRERLRFLQEVGLGYLELGRGVPSLSGGEAQRIRLAAQLGSNLTGVLYILDEPTIGLHPRDNDRLLRVLARLKGRGNSVIVVEHDDATMRQADFIVDLGPGAGIHGGQVVATGTLQELLRHPNSLTGHCLSHPVAHPSRGQRRPVEFRAGQYLTLKGARWHNLQNLTVRFPWQRLVVITGISGSGKSTLIRDCLLPALQAALKQREPAKACGQITAGLARVRAVHEVDQSPIGRTPRSTPATYVGFLDEIRALFAQTPEARMRGYGPGRFSFNSAQGRCPECEGAGVIKLEMSFMPPALVKCSRCQGLRFNAETLEVTYGGKNIAEVLELSVAEALEFFGAVPRVRRALEALHDTGLDYLKLGQTSPTLSGGEAQRVKLVTHLLGGLSATRESRAPGNKTAKGDVFILEEPTIGLHMADVQRLVDVLHRLVDAGHTVVVIEHNLDLIAEADWIIDLGPEGGSGGGRIVVEGTPEEVAACPQSYTGQYLRPVLNRPTPARP; via the coding sequence GTGCGTGGGCGAGAAGACATGGACCATGGCGGGTGCATCTGGATTCAGGGGGCGCGTGAGCATAACCTGAAGAATATTTCGCTGGCCATTCCGCGGGGGCAACTGGTGGTGATCACGGGGGTGAGCGGTTCGGGCAAGAGCACGCTGGCGTTTGATTTGCTGTTTGCGGAGGGCCAGCGGCGCTTTCTGGATTCCATGAACACGTATGCGCGGCAGTTTGTGGAGCAACTGAGCCGGCCGGAGGTGGATTTGATCGCCGGGCTGCCGCCGACGGTGAGCATTGAGCAGCGCAACAGCCGGGGCGGGGGCAAAAGCACGGTGGCCACGGTCACGGAGATTCAACATTTTCTGCGGTTGTTGTTTGCGCGGCTGGGCGTGATTTTTTGTCCCGACTGCCAGGCGCCGGTGCGCCGGCAGAGCGCGGAGGAGGTGTGCCAGCGGGTATGGCGCGAGGTGGCGCGGCAGGGGGAGCTGCTGGTGCTGGCGCCGCTGGTGCGGCATCGGAAGGGGTTTCATTCCGACATTGGGCAGTGGGCGCACCGGCGGGGATACAGCCAGTTGCGGGTGGACGGCAAGCTGATGGAGGTCACGCCGGAATTGCGGCTGGATCGTTATCGGGAGCACACCATTGAGGCGGCGATTGGGCGTCTGGCGAGGCCCCGCGGGCGGACCGCCGGCACCGCGGCGGAGGAGGCCGGGAAAAAACTATTGCTGGAGGCATTGGAGGTGGGGCGAGGGACGCTGATGACGCTGGATGCCAGGCGGCGGCTGGTGGTGTATTCGACGGAGCGGTGCTGCGCCCACTGTGGGCGATCGTTTGAGGCGCTGGATCCGAAGCACTTCAGCTACAATTCGGCGGTGGGGTGGTGTCCCGAATGCCGGGGTTTTGGGGAGATTTTTGAGATGCCGGAGGTGGATCGTGGGGCGCGGGCGGAGGCGATTGAGGAATCGTGGTATGAGTGGATGGAGGGCCGGCGGGAGCTGTGTCCGGCGTGTCACGGGGCGCGGTTGAATCCGGTTGCGCGGGCGGTGCGCCTGCCGACGGATCCGGAGGCCACGGATCGGGAGCTGGCCCGGGCGCCCACGATAGAAACCTTCGGGCGGATGACGATTGCGGAGGCGCAGGAATATTTTGAGAAGCTGGAGTTTGAGGGGGATGCGGCCCGGATTGCGCGAGACATTCTGCCGGAGATACGCGAGCGCCTGCGGTTTTTGCAGGAGGTGGGGCTGGGGTATTTGGAGCTGGGCCGGGGGGTGCCGAGTCTTTCGGGTGGGGAAGCGCAGCGGATCCGGCTGGCGGCGCAGCTTGGCTCAAATCTGACGGGGGTGTTGTACATACTGGATGAGCCGACGATTGGGCTGCATCCGCGGGATAATGACCGATTGTTGCGGGTTTTGGCCCGGCTGAAGGGGCGGGGCAATTCGGTCATTGTGGTGGAGCACGACGACGCCACGATGCGGCAGGCGGATTTCATTGTGGATCTTGGCCCCGGGGCCGGCATCCATGGCGGGCAGGTGGTGGCCACGGGCACGTTGCAGGAATTGCTGCGGCATCCGAATTCGCTCACCGGGCATTGTTTGAGTCATCCGGTGGCGCATCCGAGCCGGGGTCAGCGGCGGCCGGTGGAGTTTCGGGCGGGGCAGTATCTGACCTTGAAGGGGGCCCGGTGGCACAATTTACAAAATCTGACGGTGCGGTTTCCGTGGCAGCGTTTGGTGGTGATCACGGGCATCAGCGGCTCCGGGAAGAGCACGCTGATCCGGGATTGTTTATTGCCGGCGCTGCAGGCGGCGTTGAAGCAACGCGAGCCGGCGAAGGCCTGCGGGCAGATCACGGCCGGTCTGGCGCGGGTGCGGGCGGTGCATGAGGTGGATCAATCGCCGATTGGGCGCACGCCGCGCTCGACGCCGGCGACGTATGTGGGTTTTTTGGATGAGATTCGGGCGTTGTTTGCGCAGACGCCCGAGGCCCGCATGAGGGGTTATGGGCCGGGGCGCTTCAGTTTTAACAGCGCGCAGGGCCGGTGTCCCGAGTGCGAAGGGGCGGGAGTGATCAAACTGGAAATGAGTTTCATGCCGCCGGCGCTGGTCAAATGCAGCCGGTGCCAGGGCTTGCGCTTCAATGCGGAAACGCTGGAGGTCACGTATGGGGGGAAGAACATTGCCGAGGTGCTGGAGCTGAGCGTGGCGGAGGCCCTGGAGTTTTTTGGGGCGGTGCCGCGGGTGCGGCGGGCGCTGGAGGCGCTGCATGACACCGGCCTGGATTACCTCAAACTGGGCCAGACCAGTCCGACGCTGAGCGGCGGGGAGGCTCAGCGGGTCAAGCTGGTGACGCATCTGCTGGGGGGGCTGAGCGCCACGAGGGAGAGTCGTGCCCCGGGCAACAAGACGGCCAAAGGGGATGTGTTTATTCTGGAGGAGCCGACGATTGGATTGCACATGGCCGATGTGCAGCGGCTGGTGGACGTGTTGCACCGGCTGGTGGACGCCGGGCACACAGTGGTGGTGATCGAACACAACCTGGATTTGATTGCGGAGGCCGACTGGATCATTGATTTAGGCCCGGAAGGCGGCAGCGGCGGGGGGCGGATCGTGGTGGAAGGGACGCCGGAAGAAGTGGCCGCCTGTCCTCAATCTTACACCGGCCAATATCTGCGGCCGGTGTTGAATCGCCCAACCCCTGCGCGCCCATGA
- a CDS encoding Uma2 family endonuclease encodes MNYYEEVVDGETLLRYPPGPRHELICERLHALVAEALEGVTTSRLLEVRAPIELRPGTIVRPDITLVTSATGKAWLIAEVVDSDDHRADTVVKKNVYEEARLPRLWMVDPRYDNVEVYHGSPYGMALRHILAGRERLTEALLPKLGITIRDLFAD; translated from the coding sequence ATGAACTATTACGAAGAAGTGGTGGATGGCGAGACGTTGCTGCGGTATCCGCCGGGTCCCCGCCATGAGCTGATCTGCGAGCGGCTGCATGCGCTGGTGGCCGAGGCGCTGGAGGGTGTGACCACCAGCCGCCTGCTGGAGGTGCGGGCGCCGATTGAGTTGCGGCCGGGGACGATAGTGCGGCCGGACATCACGCTGGTCACGAGCGCGACGGGCAAGGCGTGGCTGATTGCGGAGGTGGTGGATTCGGATGACCATCGGGCGGATACGGTGGTGAAAAAGAATGTGTACGAGGAGGCGCGCCTGCCGCGTTTGTGGATGGTGGATCCGCGGTATGACAATGTGGAAGTGTACCACGGGAGCCCGTATGGCATGGCGCTGCGCCACATTCTGGCGGGGCGGGAGCGGCTGACCGAGGCCCTGCTGCCGAAACTGGGGATCACCATCCGCGACTTGTTTGCGGACTAG
- a CDS encoding PfkB family carbohydrate kinase, whose amino-acid sequence MSVLVVGTTALDSIKTPRRENPRLLGGSASHAAVAASFVAPVRLVGVVGSDFPAAYWRLYERHGIDLQGLQRAEGKTFHWSGEYLADMNQRRTLKTELGVLEQFSPALPPAYRDSPYVLLANVSPALQLEVLEQVRRPRFVVADTMDLWLNIALPDLLKLLKRVDALVLNESEAQMLTKTDNLRVAAERIHRLGPAWVIIKKGSHGAMLSGPEGLFLAPAYPLRKVVDPTGAGDSFVGGLVGYLASSEGGIKRNVRRAVMFGTVVASFCCEGFGLQRTDRLTLAEIEQRMAELERMCRF is encoded by the coding sequence ATGAGCGTACTCGTTGTCGGCACCACGGCCTTGGATTCCATCAAGACGCCCCGGCGGGAAAATCCGCGGCTGCTGGGCGGCTCGGCCAGTCATGCGGCGGTGGCGGCGAGTTTTGTGGCACCGGTGCGGCTGGTGGGGGTGGTGGGGAGCGACTTTCCCGCGGCCTACTGGCGGCTGTACGAGCGGCATGGCATAGACTTGCAGGGGTTGCAGCGGGCGGAGGGCAAGACCTTTCACTGGTCGGGCGAATACCTGGCGGACATGAATCAGCGGCGCACGTTGAAGACGGAGCTGGGCGTGCTGGAGCAGTTCTCCCCTGCCCTGCCGCCGGCCTACCGGGATTCCCCGTATGTGCTGCTGGCCAACGTTTCGCCCGCCCTGCAACTGGAGGTGCTCGAACAGGTGCGGCGCCCCCGATTCGTGGTGGCGGACACGATGGACTTGTGGTTGAACATTGCGCTGCCGGATTTATTGAAGCTGCTGAAGCGGGTGGACGCGCTGGTGTTGAATGAGAGTGAGGCGCAGATGCTCACCAAAACGGACAACCTGCGGGTGGCGGCGGAGCGGATTCACCGGCTGGGGCCGGCGTGGGTGATCATCAAGAAGGGTTCGCACGGGGCGATGCTGTCGGGGCCGGAGGGGCTGTTTCTGGCCCCGGCGTATCCGCTGCGGAAAGTGGTGGATCCGACGGGGGCCGGGGATTCGTTTGTGGGGGGGCTGGTGGGTTATCTGGCGTCGAGCGAAGGGGGCATCAAACGCAACGTGCGGCGGGCGGTGATGTTTGGGACGGTGGTGGCCAGTTTTTGTTGTGAAGGTTTTGGTTTGCAGCGCACGGATCGTTTGACCCTCGCGGAGATCGAGCAACGGATGGCCGAGCTGGAGCGGATGTGCCGGTTTTAG